From a region of the Cyclopterus lumpus isolate fCycLum1 chromosome 5, fCycLum1.pri, whole genome shotgun sequence genome:
- the LOC117731192 gene encoding band 4.1-like protein 1 isoform X5, with product MQDSVSDSKMAKQEQNFKLLDEPRETDDLSEKTSPNKNLKSPQKGSKRLKTAPFKMTMLDSSEFEGEIEKHSKGQTLMDMVCEHLNLLEKDYFGMTFADTDTQKNWLDPSKEIKKQMRNSPWNFAFSVKFYPPDPSQLTEDITRYYLCLQLRDDMLSGRLPCSFVTHALLGSYSVQAELGDYDQDDHGPDYVSDFRFAPNQTRELEERVMELHRNYKGMTPAEAEINFLENAKKLSMYGVDLHHAKDSEGIDIMLGVCANGLLIYRDRLRINRFAWPKILKISYKRSNFYIKIRPGEYEQFESTIGFKLPNHRAAKRLWKVCIEHHTFFRLVSPEPPPKGFLVMGSKFRYSGRTQAQTRQASALIDRPAPHFERSTSKRYLLSRSLDGAEFSRPISAMCENHDGLSHRSVGEQRRVHSPSVDEQETELEPSLEQDEEDEDQERAEETGQEDDGDVTPSRKKEIMFLDKSKDVLLKHQASINELKRTLREPSSKLSYREKRLSATSPTGTPEKKAKELGDRRPQPGLAPEEEQERDTVACMRETHLGIERKCSSMTVSSTSSLEAEVDFTVIMDLHSGAEDFSKCMSEVGERERQPEVGREDFEETSRFYSARLMGSRDKSPMEEKLLEEGAHHEPPVAKKEASAVSMAHMLKRADSKSEAHTNGSEVHAGITHVSPQDCGVVSPREAPAALKENGSPVKAVTQGRESVVSPLTITAESVTSATTTQVTKTVKGGYSETRIEKRIIITGDDDVDQHQALAMAIQEARQQHPDMLVTKAVVIRETESPTEELRQQQAES from the exons ATGCAGGACTCGGTCTCGGACAGCAAGATGGCCAAACAG GAACAGAATTTCAAGCTTCTGGATGAACCCAGGGAAACGGACGACTTGTCGGAGAAGACGTCCCCAAACAAGAACCTCAAGTCTCCCCAGAAGGGCTCCAAAAGACTTAAAACCGCCCCCTTCAAAATGACCATGCTGGACTCCTCCGAGTTCGAAGGCGAAATTGAG AAACACTCCAAAGGACAGACCCTGATGGACATGGTGTGTGAGCACCTCAACTTGTTGGAGAAGGACTATTTTGGCATGACCTTTGCCGACACGGACACCCAGAAG AACTGGTTGGACCCCTCCAAGGAGATCAAGAAGCAGATGCGCA ACTCTCCGTGGAACTTTGCCTTCTCTGTCAAGTTCTACCCTCCAGACCCCTCCCAGCTCACAGAGGATATTACCAG ATACTACCTGTGTCTGCAGCTGAGGGATGACATGCTGTCAGGTCGGCTGCCGTGCTCGTTCGTCACTCACGCCCTCCTGGGCTCCTACAGCGTTCAGGCCGAGCTGGGGGACTACGACCAGGACGACCACGGCCCCGACTACGTCAGCGATTTCCGCTTCGCCCCCAATCAGACCCGCGAGCTGGAAGAGCGGGTGATGGAGCTCCACCGAAACTACAA GGGGATGACTCCAGCAGAGGCTGAAATTAACTTCCTGGAGAATGCAAAGAAACTGTCCATGTACGGGGTGGACCTCCATCACGCTAAG GATTCCGAAGGGATCGACATTATGTTGGGCGTCTGTGCCAACGGGCTGCTGATTTACCGCGACAGGCTGAGGATCAATCGATTTGCCTGGCCAAAGATCCTCAAGATCTCCTACAAGAGGAGCAACTTCTACATCAAGATACGACCCGGAGAG TATGAGCAGTTTGAAAGCACAATCGGGTTCAAGCTTCCGAACCACAGAGCTGCCAAGAGGCTGTGGAAGGTCTGCATCGAGCATCACACCTTCTTCAG gCTGGTGTCTCCAGAGCCTCCTCCGAAGGGCTTCTTGGTGATGGGTTCGAAGTTTCGATACAGCGGAAGGACACAGGCTCAAACCAGACAGGCCAGTGCTCTTATAGACCGACCCGCTCCGCACTTTGAGCGTTCCACCAGCAAGAGGTACCTGCTGTCCAGGAGCTTGGATGGAG CTGAGTTCTCGCGGCCGATTTCCGCCATGTGCGAGAACCACGACGGCCTGTCCCACCGCAGCGTCGGGGAACAGCGTCGCGTCCACAGCCCCTCCGTGGACGAGCAGGAGACCGAGCTGGAGCCCAGTCTGGagcaggacgaggaggacgaggaccaAGAGCGGGCCGAGGAGACGGGGCAAGAGGACGACGGCGACGTCACCCcaagcagaaagaaagagatcaTG TTCCTGGATAAGTCAAAGGACGTCTTGCTGAAGCACCAGGCCAGCATCAACGAGCTGAAGAGGACCCTGAGGGAGCCGAGCAGCAAGCTGTCGTACCGCGAGAAACGTCTGTCAGCCACCTCCCCGACTGGCACACCGGAGAAGAAGGCT AAAGAGCTCGGGGACAGGAGGCCTCAGCCGGGCCTGGCcccggaggaggagcaggagcgtGACACGGTGGCCTGCATGAGGGAAACCCACCTGGGCATCGAGCGCAAGTGCTCCAGCATGACGGTCAGCTCCACGTCCAGCCTGGAGGCCGAGGTCGACTTCACCGTCATCATGGACCTCCATTCCGGCGCCGAGGACTTCTCTAAGTGCATGTCggaggtgggagagagggagcgacaGCCCGAGGTGGGCCGGGAGGACTTCGAGGAGACCTCCAGGTTCTACTCTGCCCGTCTCATGGGCTCCCGGGACAAGTCTCCCATGGAGGAGAAGCTTCTTGAGGAGGGAGCACATCATGAG CCTCCAGTAGCAAAGAAGGAAGCCAGTGCTGTGAGCATGGCCCACATGCTGAAGAGGGCCGACTCCAAGTCCGAGGCGCATACGAATGGATCCGAGGTCCACGCCGGCATCACGCATGTCTCACCGCAG gACTGTGGAGTCGTCAGCCCGCGGGAGGCTCCTGCTGCCCTCAAAGAAAACGGCTCCCCT GTAAAAGCCGTAACCCAGGGGAGGGAGTCTGTTGTGTCCCCGCTGACCATCACCGCCGAGAGCGTCACCTCTGCAACCACAACTCAAGTTACCAAG ACTGTGAAAGGAGGCTACTCGGAGACCAGAATCGAGAAGAGGATTATAATCACAGGTGACGATGATGTGGACCAACatcag
- the LOC117731192 gene encoding band 4.1-like protein 1 isoform X4: MQDSVSDSKMAKQEQNFKLLDEPRETDDLSEKTSPNKNLKSPQKGSKRLKTAPFKMTMLDSSEFEGEIEKHSKGQTLMDMVCEHLNLLEKDYFGMTFADTDTQKNWLDPSKEIKKQMRNSPWNFAFSVKFYPPDPSQLTEDITRYYLCLQLRDDMLSGRLPCSFVTHALLGSYSVQAELGDYDQDDHGPDYVSDFRFAPNQTRELEERVMELHRNYKGMTPAEAEINFLENAKKLSMYGVDLHHAKDSEGIDIMLGVCANGLLIYRDRLRINRFAWPKILKISYKRSNFYIKIRPGEYEQFESTIGFKLPNHRAAKRLWKVCIEHHTFFRLVSPEPPPKGFLVMGSKFRYSGRTQAQTRQASALIDRPAPHFERSTSKRYLLSRSLDGAEFSRPISAMCENHDGLSHRSVGEQRRVHSPSVDEQETELEPSLEQDEEDEDQERAEETGQEDDGDVTPSRKKEIMFLDKSKDVLLKHQASINELKRTLREPSSKLSYREKRLSATSPTGTPEKKAEPVSTPAIYEEPFADFKKELGDRRPQPGLAPEEEQERDTVACMRETHLGIERKCSSMTVSSTSSLEAEVDFTVIMDLHSGAEDFSKCMSEVGERERQPEVGREDFEETSRFYSARLMGSRDKSPMEEKLLEEGAHHEPPVAKKEASAVSMAHMLKRADSKSEAHTNGSEVHAGITHVSPQDCGVVSPREAPAALKENGSPVKAVTQGRESVVSPLTITAESVTSATTTQVTKTVKGGYSETRIEKRIIITGDDDVDQHQALAMAIQEARQQHPDMLVTKAVVIRETESPTEELRQQQAES, from the exons ATGCAGGACTCGGTCTCGGACAGCAAGATGGCCAAACAG GAACAGAATTTCAAGCTTCTGGATGAACCCAGGGAAACGGACGACTTGTCGGAGAAGACGTCCCCAAACAAGAACCTCAAGTCTCCCCAGAAGGGCTCCAAAAGACTTAAAACCGCCCCCTTCAAAATGACCATGCTGGACTCCTCCGAGTTCGAAGGCGAAATTGAG AAACACTCCAAAGGACAGACCCTGATGGACATGGTGTGTGAGCACCTCAACTTGTTGGAGAAGGACTATTTTGGCATGACCTTTGCCGACACGGACACCCAGAAG AACTGGTTGGACCCCTCCAAGGAGATCAAGAAGCAGATGCGCA ACTCTCCGTGGAACTTTGCCTTCTCTGTCAAGTTCTACCCTCCAGACCCCTCCCAGCTCACAGAGGATATTACCAG ATACTACCTGTGTCTGCAGCTGAGGGATGACATGCTGTCAGGTCGGCTGCCGTGCTCGTTCGTCACTCACGCCCTCCTGGGCTCCTACAGCGTTCAGGCCGAGCTGGGGGACTACGACCAGGACGACCACGGCCCCGACTACGTCAGCGATTTCCGCTTCGCCCCCAATCAGACCCGCGAGCTGGAAGAGCGGGTGATGGAGCTCCACCGAAACTACAA GGGGATGACTCCAGCAGAGGCTGAAATTAACTTCCTGGAGAATGCAAAGAAACTGTCCATGTACGGGGTGGACCTCCATCACGCTAAG GATTCCGAAGGGATCGACATTATGTTGGGCGTCTGTGCCAACGGGCTGCTGATTTACCGCGACAGGCTGAGGATCAATCGATTTGCCTGGCCAAAGATCCTCAAGATCTCCTACAAGAGGAGCAACTTCTACATCAAGATACGACCCGGAGAG TATGAGCAGTTTGAAAGCACAATCGGGTTCAAGCTTCCGAACCACAGAGCTGCCAAGAGGCTGTGGAAGGTCTGCATCGAGCATCACACCTTCTTCAG gCTGGTGTCTCCAGAGCCTCCTCCGAAGGGCTTCTTGGTGATGGGTTCGAAGTTTCGATACAGCGGAAGGACACAGGCTCAAACCAGACAGGCCAGTGCTCTTATAGACCGACCCGCTCCGCACTTTGAGCGTTCCACCAGCAAGAGGTACCTGCTGTCCAGGAGCTTGGATGGAG CTGAGTTCTCGCGGCCGATTTCCGCCATGTGCGAGAACCACGACGGCCTGTCCCACCGCAGCGTCGGGGAACAGCGTCGCGTCCACAGCCCCTCCGTGGACGAGCAGGAGACCGAGCTGGAGCCCAGTCTGGagcaggacgaggaggacgaggaccaAGAGCGGGCCGAGGAGACGGGGCAAGAGGACGACGGCGACGTCACCCcaagcagaaagaaagagatcaTG TTCCTGGATAAGTCAAAGGACGTCTTGCTGAAGCACCAGGCCAGCATCAACGAGCTGAAGAGGACCCTGAGGGAGCCGAGCAGCAAGCTGTCGTACCGCGAGAAACGTCTGTCAGCCACCTCCCCGACTGGCACACCGGAGAAGAAGGCT GAGCCCGTCTCTACTCCCGCCATTTATGAAGAGCCGTTTGCTGATTTCAAG AAAGAGCTCGGGGACAGGAGGCCTCAGCCGGGCCTGGCcccggaggaggagcaggagcgtGACACGGTGGCCTGCATGAGGGAAACCCACCTGGGCATCGAGCGCAAGTGCTCCAGCATGACGGTCAGCTCCACGTCCAGCCTGGAGGCCGAGGTCGACTTCACCGTCATCATGGACCTCCATTCCGGCGCCGAGGACTTCTCTAAGTGCATGTCggaggtgggagagagggagcgacaGCCCGAGGTGGGCCGGGAGGACTTCGAGGAGACCTCCAGGTTCTACTCTGCCCGTCTCATGGGCTCCCGGGACAAGTCTCCCATGGAGGAGAAGCTTCTTGAGGAGGGAGCACATCATGAG CCTCCAGTAGCAAAGAAGGAAGCCAGTGCTGTGAGCATGGCCCACATGCTGAAGAGGGCCGACTCCAAGTCCGAGGCGCATACGAATGGATCCGAGGTCCACGCCGGCATCACGCATGTCTCACCGCAG gACTGTGGAGTCGTCAGCCCGCGGGAGGCTCCTGCTGCCCTCAAAGAAAACGGCTCCCCT GTAAAAGCCGTAACCCAGGGGAGGGAGTCTGTTGTGTCCCCGCTGACCATCACCGCCGAGAGCGTCACCTCTGCAACCACAACTCAAGTTACCAAG ACTGTGAAAGGAGGCTACTCGGAGACCAGAATCGAGAAGAGGATTATAATCACAGGTGACGATGATGTGGACCAACatcag
- the LOC117731192 gene encoding band 4.1-like protein 1 isoform X2 produces MQDSVSDSKMAKQEQNFKLLDEPRETDDLSEKTSPNKNLKSPQKGSKRLKTAPFKMTMLDSSEFEGEIEKHSKGQTLMDMVCEHLNLLEKDYFGMTFADTDTQKNWLDPSKEIKKQMRNSPWNFAFSVKFYPPDPSQLTEDITRYYLCLQLRDDMLSGRLPCSFVTHALLGSYSVQAELGDYDQDDHGPDYVSDFRFAPNQTRELEERVMELHRNYKGMTPAEAEINFLENAKKLSMYGVDLHHAKDSEGIDIMLGVCANGLLIYRDRLRINRFAWPKILKISYKRSNFYIKIRPGEYEQFESTIGFKLPNHRAAKRLWKVCIEHHTFFRLVSPEPPPKGFLVMGSKFRYSGRTQAQTRQASALIDRPAPHFERSTSKRYLLSRSLDGAEFSRPISAMCENHDGLSHRSVGEQRRVHSPSVDEQETELEPSLEQDEEDEDQERAEETGQEDDGDVTPSRKKEIMFLDKSKDVLLKHQASINELKRTLREPSSKLSYREKRLSATSPTGTPEKKASAGRAAGKDPVNSVSVEGFVQKTVVASPEGSEEWVLIEKQETYQQDHDWKTEEKKRASDSSWEKMELEREIDIAQMMHKEVTGYDRKEMKSHSDDFPSTKSSREADECSEPRPANKSRFVIQLTENSDSFQEKSQCKPYQASDPEANNDVAGGSRQMKERTASKPRKKRRPQSLNLGMPAELIYKKGSGDSTEEENEDSESDNSPEEDPKTGNHCESPAAEMMRGDEGSVEDQSRSVFKDSQQEDMSIGESRAVSTLGTEQVKKKVSLVEAADVDSDSVNGLGKIEPDSSLTGVKGECAMKVRGRGLIDNKELAEVKLRQVRTHEMKVSSSGGEDVDGFTGGQRTSLHRLSGSSCQSEISRIVPLKPERAKSVTCKDERDGTGQDELTRVLRREHRWSVGSPERSLDLTWTDAAACHPAFAADLEGIAKTDHTDDGHQSARGPMESQSFGSKISPLPKMAPPAPPVKTQKARESGLILRNSRTAGREPSLDAAKKRHSKELGDRRPQPGLAPEEEQERDTVACMRETHLGIERKCSSMTVSSTSSLEAEVDFTVIMDLHSGAEDFSKCMSEVGERERQPEVGREDFEETSRFYSARLMGSRDKSPMEEKLLEEGAHHEPPVAKKEASAVSMAHMLKRADSKSEAHTNGSEVHAGITHVSPQDCGVVSPREAPAALKENGSPVKAVTQGRESVVSPLTITAESVTSATTTQVTKTVKGGYSETRIEKRIIITGDDDVDQHQALAMAIQEARQQHPDMLVTKAVVIRETESPTEELRQQQAES; encoded by the exons ATGCAGGACTCGGTCTCGGACAGCAAGATGGCCAAACAG GAACAGAATTTCAAGCTTCTGGATGAACCCAGGGAAACGGACGACTTGTCGGAGAAGACGTCCCCAAACAAGAACCTCAAGTCTCCCCAGAAGGGCTCCAAAAGACTTAAAACCGCCCCCTTCAAAATGACCATGCTGGACTCCTCCGAGTTCGAAGGCGAAATTGAG AAACACTCCAAAGGACAGACCCTGATGGACATGGTGTGTGAGCACCTCAACTTGTTGGAGAAGGACTATTTTGGCATGACCTTTGCCGACACGGACACCCAGAAG AACTGGTTGGACCCCTCCAAGGAGATCAAGAAGCAGATGCGCA ACTCTCCGTGGAACTTTGCCTTCTCTGTCAAGTTCTACCCTCCAGACCCCTCCCAGCTCACAGAGGATATTACCAG ATACTACCTGTGTCTGCAGCTGAGGGATGACATGCTGTCAGGTCGGCTGCCGTGCTCGTTCGTCACTCACGCCCTCCTGGGCTCCTACAGCGTTCAGGCCGAGCTGGGGGACTACGACCAGGACGACCACGGCCCCGACTACGTCAGCGATTTCCGCTTCGCCCCCAATCAGACCCGCGAGCTGGAAGAGCGGGTGATGGAGCTCCACCGAAACTACAA GGGGATGACTCCAGCAGAGGCTGAAATTAACTTCCTGGAGAATGCAAAGAAACTGTCCATGTACGGGGTGGACCTCCATCACGCTAAG GATTCCGAAGGGATCGACATTATGTTGGGCGTCTGTGCCAACGGGCTGCTGATTTACCGCGACAGGCTGAGGATCAATCGATTTGCCTGGCCAAAGATCCTCAAGATCTCCTACAAGAGGAGCAACTTCTACATCAAGATACGACCCGGAGAG TATGAGCAGTTTGAAAGCACAATCGGGTTCAAGCTTCCGAACCACAGAGCTGCCAAGAGGCTGTGGAAGGTCTGCATCGAGCATCACACCTTCTTCAG gCTGGTGTCTCCAGAGCCTCCTCCGAAGGGCTTCTTGGTGATGGGTTCGAAGTTTCGATACAGCGGAAGGACACAGGCTCAAACCAGACAGGCCAGTGCTCTTATAGACCGACCCGCTCCGCACTTTGAGCGTTCCACCAGCAAGAGGTACCTGCTGTCCAGGAGCTTGGATGGAG CTGAGTTCTCGCGGCCGATTTCCGCCATGTGCGAGAACCACGACGGCCTGTCCCACCGCAGCGTCGGGGAACAGCGTCGCGTCCACAGCCCCTCCGTGGACGAGCAGGAGACCGAGCTGGAGCCCAGTCTGGagcaggacgaggaggacgaggaccaAGAGCGGGCCGAGGAGACGGGGCAAGAGGACGACGGCGACGTCACCCcaagcagaaagaaagagatcaTG TTCCTGGATAAGTCAAAGGACGTCTTGCTGAAGCACCAGGCCAGCATCAACGAGCTGAAGAGGACCCTGAGGGAGCCGAGCAGCAAGCTGTCGTACCGCGAGAAACGTCTGTCAGCCACCTCCCCGACTGGCACACCGGAGAAGAAGGCT TCGGCGGGCCGAGCAGCGGGGAAGGACCCTGTTAACAGCGTGTCTGTTGAGGGTTTCGTCCAGAAGACTGTGGTGGCTTCGCCTGAG GGCTCTGAGGAGTGGGTATtgattgaaaaacaagaaactTATCAACAGGACCATGACTGgaagacagaagaaaagaagagagcaTCTGATTCCTCATGGGAGAAAATGGAGCTGGAAAGAGAGATAGACATTGCCCAGATGATGCATAAAGAGGTAACAGGGTATgacagaaaagaaatgaaaagccaTAGTGATGATTTTCCGTCAACAAAATCGTCCAGAGAGGCAGATGAGTGCTCTGAGCCGCGGCCGGCGAACAAAAGTCGCTTCGTGATTCAATTAACGGAGAATTCAGACTCCTTTCAAGAGAAATCTCAATGCAAACCGTATCAAGCCTCAGACCCCGAGGCAAACAATGATGTGGCCGGCGGCTCGCGGCAGATGAAGGAGCGCACTGCTTCTAAACCACGGAAAAAGAGGAGACCCCAGAGCTTAAACCTGGGGATGCCTGCCGAGCTCATCTACAAGAAAGGAAGCGGGGATTCCACTGAAGAAGAGAACGAGGACTCGGAGTCGGACAACAGTCCAGAGGAAGACCCCAAAACAGGAAATCATTGTGAATCCCCGGCCGCGGAGATGATGAGAGGTGATGAGGGATCAGTAGAGGATCAGTCTCGCAGTGTCTTTAAAGACAGCCAACAAGAGGATATGTCGATAGGAGAAAGCAGGGCGGTCTCCACTCTAGGAACAGAGCAGGTGAAGAAAAAGGTGAGTCTAGTTGAGGCAGCTGACGTCGATTCAGACTCAGTGAACGGACTCGGGAAGATAGAACCTGATAGTTCGTTGACGGGCGTTAAAGGGGAGTGTGCGATGAAGGTGCGAGGTCGGGGCCTTATCGACAACAAGGAGCTAGCCGAGGTTAAGCTGCGACAGGTGAGGACGCACGAGATGAAGGTCAGTAGTTCCGGGGGGGAGGACGTGGATGGTTTCacgggaggacagaggacgtcCCTCCACCGGCTGTCAGGCAGCAGCTGCCAGTCGGAGATCTCCAGGATCGTCCCTCTCAAGCCAGAGCGCGCCAAGAGCGTCACGTGTAAGGACGAAAGAGATGGTACGGGACAGGACGAGCTCACGCGGGTCCTCAGGCGAGAACACCGCTGGTCGGTGGGCTCTCCAGAGAGATCCTTAGACCTCACCTGGACTGACGCCGCCGCCTGTCACCCCGCGTTCGCAGCCGATCTGGAGGGTATCGCTAAAACAGATCACACCGATGACGGTCACCAGTCTGCTCGAGGACCCATGGAGAGTCAGTCGTTCGGCTCAAAGATTTCGCCGCTTCCCAAAATGGCTCCCCCGGCTCCGCCAGTGAAAACCCAGAAGGCCCGGGAGTCTGGGCTAATACTGCGGAACAGCCGAACTGCCGGCAGGGAGCCGAGCCTGGACGCTGCCAAGAAGAGACACTCG AAAGAGCTCGGGGACAGGAGGCCTCAGCCGGGCCTGGCcccggaggaggagcaggagcgtGACACGGTGGCCTGCATGAGGGAAACCCACCTGGGCATCGAGCGCAAGTGCTCCAGCATGACGGTCAGCTCCACGTCCAGCCTGGAGGCCGAGGTCGACTTCACCGTCATCATGGACCTCCATTCCGGCGCCGAGGACTTCTCTAAGTGCATGTCggaggtgggagagagggagcgacaGCCCGAGGTGGGCCGGGAGGACTTCGAGGAGACCTCCAGGTTCTACTCTGCCCGTCTCATGGGCTCCCGGGACAAGTCTCCCATGGAGGAGAAGCTTCTTGAGGAGGGAGCACATCATGAG CCTCCAGTAGCAAAGAAGGAAGCCAGTGCTGTGAGCATGGCCCACATGCTGAAGAGGGCCGACTCCAAGTCCGAGGCGCATACGAATGGATCCGAGGTCCACGCCGGCATCACGCATGTCTCACCGCAG gACTGTGGAGTCGTCAGCCCGCGGGAGGCTCCTGCTGCCCTCAAAGAAAACGGCTCCCCT GTAAAAGCCGTAACCCAGGGGAGGGAGTCTGTTGTGTCCCCGCTGACCATCACCGCCGAGAGCGTCACCTCTGCAACCACAACTCAAGTTACCAAG ACTGTGAAAGGAGGCTACTCGGAGACCAGAATCGAGAAGAGGATTATAATCACAGGTGACGATGATGTGGACCAACatcag